The window gctccCTTCACTTGTGGCATTTTAGCctaaagaaggagagggaaggcaTGATGTAAAAAGGTAAGATTCAGTCTGCTTGGCCCATGGACAGACAGGGACCCATAAGCACTAATTGCCTTTATAGAGGATTCATGTTTAAGAGAAACTTTTTGACAAGTGGAGCTGTCCCGAAGGGCTGCCCCATTTCTCCTGAGACAGCAGATTCCTTCACACTGGGCCTCTTCTTTCTTGTCTGGCATATGGGAGGGAAGATTCCTTTTTAGGTGGGGGTTGGCTTAGAGGGTCCCAGAGGTCCCTTCCTCCAATTAGGTTTGGAGTGTGGGTTCTGGTAACATTTTGAAGTTTAACTTGAGGAAGAGTAGGATGAATCTTAGGTTGAGGCTTTGGTCAAGCAAAACATTTGCTTTTCTTAGAAATTTATTGAGGTCGGGGATAATCGAGGTTGAGGAGACCCCAAGTCCCTCTTTCACTAGCAGTCAAGCAGCTAGTGGCAGACTAAGAAGTGCTAATTCTGGTCATAACAAGGCGGTCTGAACATGGACAGTGTGCCCCAGAGACAGGATTCCCCCCACTTTCCAACTCTGGCCTAACCCAGGGCTCTTCCCACCACAGGTCATGCtgcctttccagctctaagaacTGGGAAAGTTAATCTTAAGAGCAAAGTCCAGAAGATACAGCTATTACCAAGCTGACTCTTTCCTTTCCAAGAACTTGTCAAGTCGGGATTCTTAAACCCCTTTATCAGCCTTCATTCTCTGCCTGGGAAGGAAGACAAATCATGTGGAAAGAGACTGTGCTAGGACAGTCCTCGGTTTCAGAAATTTAGGACCATGCTCAAGGCGAGATGGAGTCCCTTTAGGGACCTGAGAAAAGGAATTAAAtagagctttaaaatttttttaataaaactttttcataattattactTACTTTATTCTGTTTAAAAAGAAGGGCAATTGTCATTCTAAATCAGACCCATATAAATTTACAAGCTGATGATATTCAAAGATATGGTTGATCATAATCATATATGGATTCCAGGAGCACTTTCCCCTCTTGTCAGTATAGCCTTTCCAAAGGATGAGCACATGGGAAGCATCTATTACTCAGTATCTGCCGGGCAGCTTTTTTAACGTGTTCATCTAGATTTTCAGaagaatcttaaaaaaacaaataaaaaaatcagcaaaCTAGATGATAAAGACTATGTGAATATTACCATTACAGCATTTGAGAAAAGGTGACCAATCTCTGCACTAGAGCTGAAAAAAGCAGTCTGTCTAAGCTGACTCCTGGGCATCAGACTGCTGTGGACCCAGGTGATCACCCTAAGGCACCTTCTCTTCAGGAGAGCATGGAATGAAACTGATGTCGTCCCTAATCAAGCATGAGTAGTAAGGCTGGTTCATGGGAAGTCTAAGAGGGAGAGGTAACACAAATGCCCCAAGAAATGGAGGGAGTCTTAATTAGGCCTGACTGTCACTCTCCCCTGACCATCCCAATGCTCCCAGCCTGTGACTATGAGAACACTTTTAGCTGCTGCATTCCCATCTGGGATAGGCAAGAATGTGGCAATCCCCATAACTTTTCTAGATAAATATCTGTAGAATTCAGAGCAAAGAGAAAGGATCATGTTCTTAGCTATAAGCAGCtactgataaaaatggaaaacaaaattccTGCTCTCTTTTCTAGCAACTTCTCTCCTAATAAGGCTCCTGGAGTATGGttcaataataacaacagtttGATGTAGTGATCTTATCGCCATTTCATCAACATCACTCTGGGACAATTACACAAGGCTCCCCTTCCTGGGCAGTCTGAAGAGAAACGCCCAAGAAAATAGCTGTATTGTGGAGAAGTTCCAGTCAAGAACTGGTATTCTTCTGTCTTATACTTCTATGCCCAACAATACATACCCTGTAGGTCTCACTAAAGCAGTCTTGTTTGATTGTCTTAAGCTCATGGGAAACATCCAGCTCATTTTCATTACAGGGGGATATAGCAAGATTCATTaggtctttttgttgttgctatggtTCTATCATGAAAGAAgatacattctttaaaaatatttttctaagattattttttaCTAGCAGGAATTAAAGAAATGTGAAGGGGCATTTAGTTTGGCTAAATGATTGGTGTGAATGAGCATGAACAAGACCTTAATTTGAAAATGTGCTAATTATTCCTTAATGAAAATCAAGAATAATTCAGAAATAGCCCATCTCCATAACCAATAGCCTATGTCAAAAGTCCCAGTACCTGACTGAGTCTTAGTGCCCACATTACTTACATTTTTCTAACTGAGACATGTTGTAAAGATTCTGGAAATATGCCTCTGTGCAGAAAATATTTGTCAGCAGAACCTagcacaaaaaatatatataaacattaacagattaaaaatgttcttcttttaaacaaattaaacCCTCAATTTGGGGTGAACTGGGCCAATGAGAGTAGGAGCTGAGCAAATGAGGACCCGAGCATATATGCCAGGGAagatgagaagaggaagaggtAAGGCATATGTGGGTAGGCATCTCTGGGGTTTCTAAAGCAGAGATGGTCCTGAAGTCACAAATGGTGACCCCAGTCTGGTTCCAAGCAAGCGAGGAGAGTGAGGAGTATGCTAGCTCTGGAGCTTTTTGACAAGGGCTTAGGgttcctttttttatatcatttgttGCTCCTATCCCTCTTCTTGATTACTGATTAAAACTGAGTTGTAACTGATGAATTGTGAAGTTCCATAATAGTCATTATATCACACCTATAATGAGAAAAAGGGCATCAGAGACCATCTGACTCATTTCACATATGAAGCTCCCAAGAGGAAGTGTtatgtccaaagtcacaaaatgAATTGTTGAAAACAATTCTACCTTGGCTGACAGATGAATGCTATTCCTTTTACTTCCCCGGGGAAAAATGTTATAGAACCACTAAATataaaaaaactcatttttttcctgcagGAAAAACTAAAACTGGAGAACCAAACCCTTTAATTACCGATCATGTTGCTTACTAGCAAACTGTAGTGATCAAACCTATTTCCCAAAGAAATGCTTCCATCTCCAAAACCATCTGTATTTCAAAAACAATATACCGAAAGCAAGTGGTTAAGGGAGTTCACCATATATGTACTgaacttagaagagaaaaattgcCTGTACCCTTCGCCTCTCTCACATACTCACTTCATGGTCATGGTTGCGTAGCCCGACACGTACAGAACGACTCGATCTGGAAAGGACAGCAGTCATGGCGTACAAGTTAATCAGAATGTCTGCCATTCGCTTCATGGTCAGCTGCTCTTCCACAATAGTCTAAGAAAAGGGAGTTATATTAACACAGAAAAGATCACTGGAAATTCACAATCACCTTCAGAACATGATGATGTTCTTTGTCTTTAAATGGGAATTAGAAGAGCAAAAACAGTACCCTCTACATAGGTAGAGAACGAGCCTAGATCTTAGCAAAAACTACTGCAATAAGcaagaaggagagaataaaaagatCAGTTCTATGTGAACACCCTAAATAATAAAAGATTCAGCACATTTCCTCATTTAACCTCTGAGGATCTCCTGCAATCTGCTGCTTCAAGCTATGCAGATTTACCAATGATGGAGGGAAAGCTTTATCAGTGACTGGACGAGGTCCTTGTCTGATCCTCTACATGATGGCCTCATGAGGAATCAATATAAGTTGTTGTACTTGCCTACAACAACTAAAAACTGCTGGCTAAGTCTTGGTCTCTAGGGGAATTTTTCTACAGACAGACCAAGTAAGAGCCTCCTTTCCCTAGGTAAGCCTTGACAGAGTAAGATTAATAAGTCctcccaatttaattttttacaacCAAAGAACTTAACATGCCATATGAGCTGGGTCTTTGTTGGCTACAAAGATGGAGAAATCTCCCTAATTcttgggagagaaggaggagatcTGAAAgccccaaacatttttgaacGTTTCTAAAATCCTCTAGGTGATGACGAAAGCTCTTTAAAATAAACACTGAAGTCTTTCTGCTTAAATCTAGGATAGAAATGAGGAAGAGTAAGGCTCAATCTCTGCCTTAGAATTTAGTAGGTAGAGTAAAAGACACACTGAAATAAATAGAATGCCACGTGTGCTCAGTGAACAGGTTGCAGTGAAGGATCCCCCCAGAGAGAGGGAAGGTAAAGGAAGGCCTTGGGTCAGAGGCAGCACGAAGGCTGAGCCCCCAAGGGAGAACATTCTCCTCCCTGTTATCTGACCTCCTTCCCAGGGCTGTGGTGAGCAGCACATGGTAAAAACCTAGCACATTCTGTGGatggaagcatttttaaaaagggcAGCGACTACTCTGACACAAGCTACTTTGCAACCTCCCAGAATGGTGGGAGTTGAAGTTCAAAGGTGAAGAACTTTTCTGCAAGGCCCATCTGATTTGCAGTTTTCTCTTAGTCCTGGTTCCTTTGCTGAACAGATGCATCCCTGACCAAAGAGAGAGTTAATTACCTTGCCAAACCGCTTTAGCAGCATCTCTACTGTTCGCCCAAAAAAATACACGTTTTCTTCTAATCGCCTTGCACTCTCCTATAAGAAAAGCAGAACACAGGACTGCAGagtttataattttgaaaagggAATTGAATTGAACAACATTTCATCAACATTACTCTGGGTTCAAAACAGTAAAGCATTGCCAGTTCTCTACAACTCCTGTGTTCCCACCTTGACTTTGTGTGTTCCCTGCTTGTGCAGCACATGTGAACCGTAAGCGCCAAAATCAAGCCTAGCCCCAAGAGGGTCATCACTTGAGGGAGTGAAGAGATACTCCACAGATGGACACTGTCTACTGAATGGGTACACTGAGTAGTCGAAGTAGCAAACAACTGAGCTTCAAGCAACTTGTCCACCAAATATAatccattttgttttgattttttgtattttgctATGGCTTCAAAAAGAGAGATCTGGTATTCTTAATCCAtttatttccccctctgtaagGTAGAATGgctttataaaaggaaaaggttGTATacattaaatcaaattttaaaattaaaaaaaaataattttgtgcctaattttattgatttctgtaGGAAGATTTTTTAGAAAAGGTTCTTTAATAATGCAGACAGATAAAGAGCTTGAAAAGGAACCTCCTCCCCCAATCTTGTGGAAGTACGTGAGCATATGGTCTATAAATGGTTAAGATGCTGTGATCTGGAGTAACTGTGCcaaatgaatttgaaaagaatGTGTAATTAATAAGCAAAACAATAAGTGAGATAAAAAAGAACAGGTTGTCTAGTCTGTGAACTAGGGACACCTGAGTAAGTCAATCAGAACTTGAGTGGATTGTTAAGGAGGAGGAAAAGCTAAGTGGGTTGGGATCTCCCATGTAAACATTATCAAAgagatgaatgaaataaattggaatcataggatttagagctgaaagggacttacAAAGTCTCATTCAGGGGATTCTTCAAATGAAGCAAAGGAATCTATCTTGTGCTAAGGATAGGAAGAGAGCCCAGGGttacccctccccccaatctAACCTAATCCCCTGGATCCCCTGGGTTCATTATGGCCTGCAtcacctcccctctccccccagcaATGGTCTCTTGGATCTATACCTATCAATGACTAAGAATAAAAGCCATACTCACCTCCATACTAGGATGCACAATACCATTTCTTCCCGTTAGACCAAAATCAGCCTTCTTCATCATGCTATCTTGAAATTTTGTTGATAAAAGTTCCATTACAACATTCAAGTTCCCCTTCTTCATATCACTGAAATGGGATTTCACAAACCTACTCAACAAGCTGGGTATCAAAGTTTTGTGCTGGTCATGGCCATGCCCATGGCCAACAGTTCTGACAAAGGCCTTTGATGACATATTTCTAAAAACAGCATTTCAGCAGAAAGACTGTTGAGAGTACACCACACAGATTGTCTGCTATCCAGATCACTTAGTCACAATATCATTCAAGCCCAACATATTCTTCTGTGCTAAGGGTGACAGtttataaaagatataatttcAAACCATTTTGCAGGTACTAACTCCTTTCATAAGGTTATTGAGGACAAAGGACAGAtgttataatattcatttttactgataaagagactgagagaaaacataagaagTTTGGTTAGGGTTACactggaagaaaatatatattattttgggaATGCAGTGGAAGTGCTGCTGAGGTGGTTTGGCAAGCTAAGTATCCCTCCCTTTGGTCAGAGATGCATCGATTCAGTGATGGGACCAGTGCTAAGAAGTAACTACAGGAAGATGCTGGGCCTTCAGCTCAGGAATTCTAATTCCAAAGCCTGCTTGAATAATCTGACCCCAGGAGCATCCTCGGGCAATTCTGTGGCCACATCTAACTCAGAGGCAAGGTGGTATGGGGAAATGACCTACCTTGGAGGAAGGAGGCTCTGAAAGCCCAATCTAGCTGCAGACAGACCAGCTGCATATTAACCTCCCTAAGCCTGttttctcgtctgtaaaatggatttaaaaaatctcttttatgtTAAAAACAACATATCATCACCTATATGAATCAGTAGCAGAAACATTTTACTTATTTGGTCCAGAAAGCAAAAttacttggaggaaaaaaaaaagtatgtctcaGGTTCTGAAACAATACTGACGGAAATGATGATAATGTTGCTCAAACACTAGTTTTTGAAGGGGATTTTGtaatcctgaatttttttttaagttggaaaCAGCAGTGAGTAGCAAGTAGATGGGAATGTTTCTCTAAGTAGTTTTAGAGCTGCTCTCTCAGAagcagggaggggaaaaaagtagcAACATCCCTCTCCCTTCAGGCCCCTATTCCTTCTAGAGCTCCAGATTTCTGGTTAGATGAGGGTAAGGGGAGAGAGGAGACATCTGAAGTCTATTGCTTCTATTTCCTAGTGTAAGCTAGGACTGGGGAATAAGCTAATAAGAATTCGGTGACTAAAAGCATTTGGCCCTTCAAAAGCTCCCAACACCAGAAGCATACATACCGGATTTTTTTTGTTAAGATTTGGCCTGCATGCTGTAGTCCTGTCATGGCAATATACATACGGAGGATCTCATTTGTTccctaaaaagataaaacaaagagCTATGAAATGCCAGTTAAAGGCTTTCAAATGCATCTTCCCAAATCAGTAAAAGAGTTCCCAGAGTGTTAAGGCAGTCCTATCAATTGATATTAATAATTTCACTTCAGTGTTGAAATCTCACAATGAAGTCAATGAGGGCCAACTGATCTTAGtgtttaagaaaatataaagaagccAGGAATGTAAAAAATGGGCAGCTGTCCTTGTCCAGGAATGACTAGATCACAGGGCCTGGGAGCAAAGGTGAGAAAACATGATGGAGGCTCTGCCCAGGAGGTGAGCTTTAATTCCCCTCTGCATACCTTGCCAACAATgaaaacagacacagagaatTTTGATTCCCTTCTCTAATACTTCCAGAGATCCCTCACATTTCATGGAGGGTGAGAGGTCCACACCTGACTTCTCAACCTGAAGACCTTTTCATAACCAAAGAGCTTCACAACAACTGCTACTTCTACCATCCATTCAAGTACTCGACTAGTTGTGGGGCTAGGCCAAGATGGATTCCCATCCTTCATCAACAAAGGAGCCAGGCAAACTCCCAGGGCAGTGGAGGCGAGGCGGGGTGGTATGTCAGTTCAGCTAGAATGTCATCTTGTCCAAAACCTATCATTTACAGAGGACTAGAGTCAAAGGGGTTTATCTGCAGCTCAGTGGACTCAGCACAATGGAAGGTTCATAGACATGGGAGAAATGCACCTTTGACCTTTAGTGTTTTTCATGGTTTAAAAGCAATGGAGCAGAGGATAATCATCAAAGTAAATAAGCACAAGTTAACAAAAATCTGAAGACTAAACTCATAATGGGTTCATATTTACTTAGTGCCTATAGATATTATGGATCTGTGATCATTCAAAGCTTCATGGTAAACAATACAGGCTTTAACTGGTCCTCGAGGTATAATACTGTTCCTTTTCTCagtcaaaaggaaaaatggatgggTACGTGTTCCTGCTTCTAATCCATGAGAACCAACATAATTCTttggaatcttttaaaaaattatattatttttaagcaCCCAGGACTGCCTAGATGCTTAGTCCTGCAAGAAATATAAAAGCCTTGATAAAACATCATTTATGTTCTCAGTGAGCTTGTATGAAAAGACAGGCACACAAGAAATGAGAaggtatataaaatgctttataactcTTAAAAGAAATCTTTAAGTATCTATAAATACTAAAGGATCATAAAGCTTTTAGTAAGAGACACAGAGATCCAGGGACCTCTCTCAAGTCCTTTTGGAGACCAAGGCAGAACAGAAACTGCCCAGGTCTAGTCATGTGTTTCAAAATAAGACCACATAGTGATATATGCTCCGTCTTTCCACTGGTGGGGATTCCCTCTTCactgagagagagagtgagattcTACTCCTCATCCTGTATCATATCCCAAGACAGCCTCTCTAGAGAACCCCCTTCTTGGACCATCACAGTAATGATAATCATGTGATACTGGTAGCAGTGATTCCAATTTACACTCACAAAGCACTCTGGGGTCACATCTTCCCACCCACTGAGTGATTTCACATCTTTTGGAGTCGGGCCATGCTTTGGACCAGGTTCtagtcaattttcttttattacagATTCAGATTCAAAGCCTCAAGTTCTATATAATGTCCTTCCTGGAACCTGGCTCAAAACTAACATCTTTTGGTTTCCACAAAATCTAGAGAATCATGCTATTCTGTAGACAACCAGGATTCCCTCTCTTCAGACACAATCATTTCTATGCCCCACTTGTTCActtcttgtttttattctccCACTTGGCTTCTTTGGAAGGCCAAagataggaagtgttatgtgtacacatatacagacaCCCACACAATAAGAATACAACATGTGTGTGAGCCAAGATTTTGTCCCAGGTTCACTTAAAGATGCAATCCCAAAGGAAACATTGCGTTTCAAAGTAAGAACTAACCACTTAGAaacaatttagttttatttttcagtattcCTCAGACATACACTGTGAATGAAACTTGGAGGCAAGGTAAAATGACAACAGCATATATGGCTAAAAAGGCATGAGGGaaacagaaacaacaaataaGATATTATACATTTACAAACCTCAAATGCTAACCTACATAAATCAAGCACACTGAGCCATAATCAGTGTTGTAGATATGTGAGTCAAGTGGCAGGATGGGTGATTTCACTTCATTAGAAAATATCATTTCTAGAAGAAAGTACACTATTTATTAGATGCTTATGGTTTTAAGTAGTGATTATGATAATGCATCAAACAAGGCTTCCTTTGCTGACTTGCTTAAATGGGAATAAACCATATCCTGGACTTCCAGCTCACACCACTGTGATGCATACTTACCAATTTACAAACTTCCTGAATTGTGAAAAGCAAATGGATTTCTTTCTCTTAGGCagacaatgaacaaaataagTAAGCAATGTGGTCCTATTTCTCTACtctcatatttcattttcaaaagaaaatgtttacccagaaaaagaataggaaataagcTCTCAATGGGATGCCAAATAGTAACTAAAAGAACAGAAATCTTGACTAAATTCCTTGTGCAATTatgaagggaggaaggcagaCAGAACGGGGGACACAGTGGAGATTGGCgaacaaataataacaactaacattcAAATTGAAGGctggcaaagtactttacatcAATGATATCACTTGGTCCTCAACGATCCTCTGAGGTATATGCCATTACCCGCATTTGACAGACAAGGAAACAGCCTGAAAGAGTACAGGGGATGTTCCTGGGTTCTGCCTACAGGTAGTGTCAGAGACAAAATTCAAACtgggatcttcctgattctgagtctgaagctctatccactgggccaggTTGAAGGGAAGCTCAAAGTATGTAGAGAAATGAATCAAAGGAATGCCACGAAGGCAAACTGAGAAGCAAGgcgggggagaaggggagggtcAGCACTGGATGCATGGGAGAGCCCTGCTGAGGTCTACGCTGTGCCCACTCTTGAGAATATGGCCTGAGCTGCTCACACTCACCTCAGACTTCTTTGTGCCCTCAGGGTGACAATCGCCTTCAACTCTCCATAGACTATGGTGCTCCTTGTCACCTTCATGGCCCCCACCTGCCATTATTAGCACTTTCCCTCCTTAGGGAATCACTCTGGGCAACTACTGTACTTATTACTTTGTGGAGAAGTTGCCTTCCCACAGTAGGtcagctccctgaaggcaggctCTCTGTGTCTCACTTACATGGCAAgggcttaataaacatttgtgaagTTGAACTTAACAATGAGAGATAAatcaggaaggaggaaggggacaagaaagaggaagacaaGTAGCCAGACTTACAGACCCATGAAGTAACCTCTCCTTACCCTCGGAAACTTAGAAACTACAAAACAGGCTGTGTACCTGTGCTGGGTCTCTTAAAAGGTCCAACCCAACCGtaaaactgtaaaatggagagctCCGACTCCAAGTCCAGACTGCCTCACCATGCTGGAGACCTCCATGCCAGGAGTgtgccccccacccccagccccaggCTTCTCGGCCTAAAAGCTCCCAGCTTCCTAAGCCTTCGCCTTCCTGGAATCTCCTCTTCGTGTTCCAGCTCTTGCCCCCTCCCTTGCTCTGCCCTTCTCCCTCCCAGCACCGAGGATGCCTTTTCAAAGGACCTTAGTCTTGAACTGCCTGAGAAAGCACAGGTGCTGTGTCAAACACCACGAGCAAGTATCCAAAATGTGCAAAAGCAGCAGGCTTTAAGTAAAGGGAGACAGAAGAACGTCGAGTATTCTGTCACTTTAAAGCACTACGTGACCACAGGCTTCTATTTGTTAGAATCAAGAACCATGTGCTGCCTTTTATTCACAAAGACATTAGGGTAAAACATGAACTCTGTATCGTACCCTGCCTGAGTCATCTGACTCTCCCATTCTGGTAAATGGCATTATTTTGCTGGGATACAGGACATCTAGCCACATAAGCATCCCCCAGGACTGGGGGACAAACCCTAGGCATTTAAGCCCATCCACACTCTTCTGCTTTGGATTGAAGCCCTTAAAATACTAAGTCAGCACTATACACCCAACATCCAGAAGGTTGAGACTGGGAATTAAGGCAAGTCCTTTCCGACATTCCACAAGATGTAGACTTTTAGAATACATATTCCACTCAATCAGAAGAAACTGTGGTTTTGACAAGTACAAAAACCAAGACATACCTCAAAGATCAGCAGAATCCTAGAGTCCCGGAGATAGCGCTCGTAGGGATGATCCTTCATGTATCCCAGGCCTCCAACAATTTGTAAGGCTTCATTCACACACACCCAGGCTGCTTCGGAGCTAAACACCTACCACAAATGACAACGCTGTTATCACAGCCATGGTGTATATAGATGTCACTAGGTACTAACAGCAGAGTCTAGATGAAGCAAAGGATGTTAGATGAAAAATGTAAATCTTCTTTCCTGGACTATCTCCTGACTAAAAGAGTTCTCCCTCATCTCCACCTTTTATGAACTTTTAACTTTCTTGTTCTCTGCATCATTAATCCTATAACATTCTAGTATGGTTCAATGTGATTGCATTTGTATTAGGCTTGTGACTCTAACTAGCCTATAAGTTTCTTAAGAGGAAAAACTAGGTCTTGTAACCTAAGAGCACTGAACTCATGCAAGCATTATATattggaaccaaaaaaaaaaaaaaaaaaaagagagagagagtagaaaagCTGTGACTGACACAGTGGGCTTGGGACGGCCCATGGaaggatgaaaaataaatgttatcaaAGACTTATCTACACCAAGTAAACCATGTAATCATGGGCAATCCCTGCATCTTTCTGGGCATTGCCTAGACCTGTAACACCTTTCACATTGTAGGAGCAGCATCTTTTTTGCGGCCTCTTAAAACCCATAGCTGCTGCCTCTTTCCCACTCACCTTCACCATGGCTGCCTCCACAGAGCAATCGGGAAAGCCTGGGCTGTCCATCATTCCAGCAGTGAGGTAGGCCATACTCTCCATCACATATGTTTTCTTGGCCAACAAAGTAAACTTTTCCTGGATTAATAAAAGCAAACATAAAGCCAACATACATTTAGTTATTGAACAGCTCATCTGTAATAAAGGCGGGCAAGCAGCCGCATCCCAAAAGAGAACAGAGGTTTTAATAAAGataattacatgaaataaaatatctttatttttaaaattattatagcttttaatttacaaaatatatgcataggtaatttttctacACTGGCCCTTGCAAatccttctattccaacttttcccctcctttcccccaccccctcccctagatggcaggtagacccatacatgttaaatatattaaagtattatctttatttctgtttccaAAGTCACCATGACAAGCAGTCACTATTACAATGGAGAAAATCTGTCTACTTTCAAAGCACTTGCTGTCCCTAGCTGAAGAAGTCTTTGAAATGAGCAAGGATAACTTTCAGTTTCTTAATTACCTCAATTAATCCAAATTCACTGAGAGGTCTGTTGAACTGTTTCCTTGTACAGGCATATTCTGCTGTCATTGCTTAAGAAAAGAAAGCAGTCATTAAGAAGGATGATTTCCATATTATCCTGAAATGATTTCCTAGTCATTGTCGTGAGTTTTCAAATGCATTAATAGGAGTGACAAGGGATAGATCCATCTCTATCTTCTCAAAAAGTGAAATTTGCTCAGTTGTATGGGCTGAGGGCACAGTTAAAAGAAGACTCCAACATAAATGCTCTGAAAAGTTCAAGCAGCTTTTCCAGGTATTCTGGCAATGTCAGCAGGCACACTATTGCCTTCACAGTGAGAGCGTGGCTTCCTCAGCGATGGCTCAGTCAGTCCACACTCTTGCCAAGAAAGCGTCAAACAGGTCACAAAGTCAGATAtggctgaaacaactgaatacCACAAAAAGCTCAATCacactaaaaaaaacaaaaacaaatggtgAACCAAGTCTgaaatattattcctttttcagGTTCTTTCTTTTAACAGCCACTTAAATTGGCTGAGTCCTCTTTCTTTAGGGACCAAGTATTCAGTGTGCCAGTGGGACAGATACTGACAAGGACTACATTTTAGACTTACCAATCAACTTCTTGATCATTCCAGCAACTAAACTTCCCATGCTAAATCGTCCACTATTCAGGACATTCATTGCTATCTGTAAGAGGAGGGAAAGACTTTATTTATTTACCATTAAGACCCCACTATAACTGTGCATGCAGTGAGGAAGAGATTACTTCTAACAGAAGAAATAAGCAGGCTAATGCAGGACAA of the Sarcophilus harrisii chromosome 1, mSarHar1.11, whole genome shotgun sequence genome contains:
- the ACAD9 gene encoding complex I assembly factor ACAD9, mitochondrial isoform X1, encoding MSCGGGLLLRAARAGSRRALGALSQRRLAAGGLRRLLRTGPRCSSYAKDLFLGKLQKKQVFPYPEVTLDELNDMKQFVVPVEKFFNEEVDSQKIDQDGVIPQETLDKLKQLGLFGMMIPEEYGGLGLSHIMYARLGEICSQDGAIAVTLAAHQAIGLKGILLAGTEEQKAKYLPKLATGEYIAAFCLTESMSGSDAASIQTRATLSEDKKYYILNGSKIWITNGSLASIFTVFAKTEIIDSDGLKKDKITAFIVERSFGGITNGKPENKLGIRGSDTCEVHFENTKVPVENVIGEVGGGFKIAMNVLNSGRFSMGSLVAGMIKKLIAMTAEYACTRKQFNRPLSEFGLIEEKFTLLAKKTYVMESMAYLTAGMMDSPGFPDCSVEAAMVKVFSSEAAWVCVNEALQIVGGLGYMKDHPYERYLRDSRILLIFEGTNEILRMYIAMTGLQHAGQILTKKIRDMKKGNLNVVMELLSTKFQDSMMKKADFGLTGRNGIVHPSMEESARRLEENVYFFGRTVEMLLKRFGKTIVEEQLTMKRMADILINLYAMTAVLSRSSRSVRVGLRNHDHEVLLTNIFCTEAYFQNLYNMSQLEKYSSENLDEHVKKAARQILSNRCFPCAHPLERLY
- the ACAD9 gene encoding complex I assembly factor ACAD9, mitochondrial isoform X2 → MSCGGGLLLRAARAGSRRALGALSQRRLAAGGLRRLLRTGPRCSSYAKDLFLGKLQKKQVFPYPEVTLDELNDMKQFVVPVEKFFNEEVDSQKIDQDGVIPQETLDKLKQLGLFGMMIPEEYGGLGLSHIMYARLGEICSQDGAIAVTLAAHQAIGLKIWITNGSLASIFTVFAKTEIIDSDGLKKDKITAFIVERSFGGITNGKPENKLGIRGSDTCEVHFENTKVPVENVIGEVGGGFKIAMNVLNSGRFSMGSLVAGMIKKLIAMTAEYACTRKQFNRPLSEFGLIEEKFTLLAKKTYVMESMAYLTAGMMDSPGFPDCSVEAAMVKVFSSEAAWVCVNEALQIVGGLGYMKDHPYERYLRDSRILLIFEGTNEILRMYIAMTGLQHAGQILTKKIRDMKKGNLNVVMELLSTKFQDSMMKKADFGLTGRNGIVHPSMEESARRLEENVYFFGRTVEMLLKRFGKTIVEEQLTMKRMADILINLYAMTAVLSRSSRSVRVGLRNHDHEVLLTNIFCTEAYFQNLYNMSQLEKYSSENLDEHVKKAARQILSNRCFPCAHPLERLY